A single window of Gossypium arboreum isolate Shixiya-1 chromosome 13, ASM2569848v2, whole genome shotgun sequence DNA harbors:
- the LOC108463067 gene encoding protein LIGHT-DEPENDENT SHORT HYPOCOTYLS 1-like, protein MDLVSPQSNPNNFPSPIVGSNPIANITATPASSTATPPTPSRYENQKRRDWNTFCQYLRNHRPPLSLSMCSGAHVLEFLRYLDQFGKTKVHNQTCPFFGLPNPPAPCPCPLRQAWGSLDALIGRLRAAYEEHGGRPEGNPFGARAVRIFLREVRDFQAKARGVSYEKKRKRPKQKMAPPPAPQQPPPPPAPPILADATAARSTI, encoded by the exons atggacttggtTTCCCCACAAAGCAATCCAAATAACTTTCCGAGTCCGATTGTAGGCTCAAACCCCATAGCAAACATCACTGCAACGCCTGCTTCTAGCACTGCAACTCCACCCACTCCGAGTCGGTATGAGAACCAGAAGCGCAGGGATTGGAACACTTTCTGTCAGTACCTGAGAAACCATAGGCCTCCATTGTCGCTTTCAATGTGTAGTGGCGCTCATGTTCTGGAGTTTCTTAGGTACCTAGATCAATTTGGGAAGACCAAGGTTCATAACCAGACATGTCCTTTCTTTGGCCTCCCAAACCCACCGGCTCCCTGCCCATGCCCTCTGAGACAAGCCTGGGGTAGCCTCGATGCACTCATTGGTCGACTCCGAGCTGCTTATGAAGAACATGGGGGCAGACCAGAAGGGAACCCTTTTGGAGCTCGAGCTGTGAGGATTTTCTTAAGGGAAGTCAGGGATTTCCAGGCCAAAGCTAGAGGTGTCAGCtatgagaagaaaagaaagaggcCTAAGCAAAAGATGGCACCACCACCAGCACCACAACAACCACCTCCACCACCAGCACCACCAATACTTGCCGATGCAACTGCTGCAA GGAGTACTATATAA